A stretch of Henckelia pumila isolate YLH828 chromosome 4, ASM3356847v2, whole genome shotgun sequence DNA encodes these proteins:
- the LOC140864859 gene encoding vacuolar protein sorting-associated protein 36: MAGNFLPAAKLTANGRPVLDPGEVECSLLSAVDLLSEDLTSFPHLKSGLLILTTHRLLFLPQETTTAAANSSSHYVPLSAIQQIFSSKKSLKSMFHSPRIRFQVGATPDGKITQNGPQHVAITLVLRGKTDPDSFLGKFWDAWRGRAWEAGGSASGSNLGESSGESSLAVRMPVVGVAGILRKEQEMWESTDKSLQDAFQDLNALMSKAKEMVLLAEKMRSKLLSGSNNQTGGAGDDEMGSKEEMQDWLLSIGIVSPVTKESAGALYHQQLSRQLADFVKKPLERAGGMINLIDIYCLFNRARGTELISPDDLLQACSLWEKFDVSVMLRKFDSGVMVIQSKSHSDDEVYARVSSLIMKPEAMLAGISASDAARTLGVAPAMAKEYLLAAEGKGLLSRDVSPDGFRFYVNIFHELHPQNIYLVKDHSRYSSWIIAVSSSVS; this comes from the exons ATGGCCGGGAACTTTCTCCCGGCGGCGAAGCTGACGGCGAACGGGCGGCCGGTTCTGGACCCCGGAGAGGTAGAGTGCTCGCTTCTCTCCGCCGTTGACCTTCTCTCCGAAGACCTGACCTCCTTCCCCCACCTCAAATCCGGCCTCCTCATCCTCACCACACACCGCCTCCTCTTTCTCCCCCAAGAAACAACCACCGCAGCAGCAAACTCTAGCTCTCATTACGTCCCTCTCTCTGCAATCCAACAGATTTTCTCCTCCAAGAAGTCTCTGAAGTCCATGTTCCACAGTCCCAGAATCCGATTCCAGGTAGGGGCTACGCCGGATGGTAAAATCACCCAAAATGGTCCCCAACATGTTGCGATTACGTTGGTATTGAGAGGGAAAACAGACCCCGATTCATTTCTGGGAAAGTTTTGGGATGCCTGGAGAGGAAGGGCCTGGGAAGCTGGTGGGTCTGCCTCGGGTTCGAATTTGGGCGAGAGCTCGGGGGAGAGTTCGTTGGCGGTTAGGATGCCGGTGGTGGGCGTGGCTGGGATATTGAGGAAAGAGCAGGAGATGTGGGAGAGTACTGACAAGAGCTTGCAGGATGCTTTTCAGGATTTAAACGCTCTGATG agTAAGGCAAAGGAGATGGTGCTGCTTGCTGAGAAAATGAGGTCAAAGCTTCTATCAGGCTCAAATAATCAAACTGGTGGGGCAGGTGACGATGAGATGGGTAGTAAGGAAGAGATGCAAGATTGGCTGTTGAGTATTGGTATTGTATCTCCAGTTACAAAAGAGTCTGCTGGTGCTTTATATCATCAACAACTATCTCGACAg CTCGCAGATTTTGTCAAGAAACCTCTAGAAAGAGCTGGAGGAATGATTAATCTTATTGATATATATTGCCTCTTCAATCGAGCCCGTGGGACAG AATTGATCTCACCTGATGATTTGCTACAAGCATGTTCTCTCTGGGAAAAGTTTGATGT TTCGGTTATGCTTCGGAAATTTGATAGTGGTGTCATGGTGATCCAGAGTAAATCCCACAGTGATGATGAG GTATATGCTCGAGTCAGTTCTTTGATAATGAAGCCAGAGGCCATGCTAGCTGGGATCAGTGCCAGTGATGCTGCAAGGACTTTGGGTGTTGCTCCAGCTATGGCTAAAGAGTATCTCCTTGCTGCTGAAGGAAAAG GATTGTTGAGCAGAGATGTCAGTCCTGATGGGTTTCGCTTTTACGTCAATATTTTTCACGAACTTCATCCACAAAATATATACCT AGTGAAAGATCACAGTAGGTACAGCAGCTGGATTATTGCTGTCTCTTCCAG TGTCTCATAA
- the LOC140860531 gene encoding secreted RxLR effector protein 161-like, whose protein sequence is MAESEAVSTPIGAHFKLMAVKEYQEELEEVHMENIPYSNAVGSIMYMMVSTRPDLDKRRSISGYVFTVGGNVVSWKSNLQNVVALYTTEAEYIILTEAVKEGLWVAGFVTEMGLD, encoded by the exons ATGGCAGAGTCAGAAGCTGTTAGTACTCCCATTGGTGCACATTTCAAGTTGATGGCAGTAAAGGAATACCAAGAGGAACTTGAGGAAGTTCATATGGAAAACATACCTTATTCTAATGCagtagggagtatcatgtatatgATGGTTTCAACAAGACCTG ATCTTGACAAGAGAAGGTCAATATCTGGATATGTATTCACAGTTGGGGGCAATGTGGTAAGTTGGAAATCAAACTTACAAAATGTTGTTGCCTTATACAcaactgaagctgaatacattaTCCTAACTGAAGCAGTGAAAGAAGGTCTTTGGGTTGCTGGTTTTGTTACTGAAATGGGTTTAGATTAG
- the LOC140866467 gene encoding uncharacterized protein, with the protein MAMAISRIPMCLYGSPPMVPKSEMNSTLPFFLEPTNGVNLVSRRLFTLASSVSSLLMTSSASSAETPPSKSFLSGISSTKSWFQFYGDGFSIRVPPAFEDVMEPEDYNAGLSLYGDKAKPKTFAARFVSADGSEVLSVIVRPSNQLKITFLEAKDVTDLGSLKEAAKIFVPGGSTLYSARTIKIKEDEGYRNYYFYEFGKDEQHVALVAAVNSGKAIVAGATAPQSRWDDDGIKLRSAAVSLTLL; encoded by the exons ATGGCCATGGCCATTTCCAGAATCCCAATGTGCCTTTACGGCAGCCCACCAATGGTGCCAAAATCTGAGATGAACTCCACGTTACCCTTTTTCTTGGAACCCACGAATGGCGTGAATCTTGTTTCCAGAAGGCTTTTCACATTGGCTTCTTCTGTATCTTCCCTTTTGATGACATCTTCTGCTTCCTCTGCTGAAACGCCGCCATCAAAATCTTTTCTTTCTGGGATTTCTAGCACCAAGTCTTGGTTCCAGTTCTATGGCGATGGATTTTCCATTCGTGTCCCGCCTGCGTTTGAGGACGTCATGGAGCCTGAG GATTACAATGCTGGATTATCACTTTATGGTGACAAAGCGAAGCCAAAGACATTTGCTGCACGTTTTGTATCTGCTGATGG ATCCGAAGTTCTCAGTGTTATTGTCCGCCCATCTAATCAACTGAAGATCACCTTCTTAGAG GCCAAAGACGTTACTGACTTAGGTTCACTGAAGGAGGCAGCCAAAATATTTGTTCCAG GTGGATCCACTTTGTACTCCGCCCGTACCATCAAAATTAAAGAAGACGAAGGTTATAG GAACTATTATTTCTACGAGTTTGGTAAAGACGAGCAGCATGTTGCGCTGGTAGCTGCTGTTAATAGTGGAAAG GCGATTGTTGCCGGAGCAACTGCGCCTCAAAGCAGATGGGATGATGACGGTATCAAGCTTCGCTCTGCTGCAGTTTCACTAACACTTTTGTGA